In Electrophorus electricus isolate fEleEle1 chromosome 14, fEleEle1.pri, whole genome shotgun sequence, a single window of DNA contains:
- the zgc:171971 gene encoding DNA-directed RNA polymerase III subunit RPC4 — MSAPGEAAPAAVRSPCALGRGLATRLLSPPPPGRLTSLRSRDLTLGGYKKKTFIPNVHSIRKSKDELKEESRTAPKKERREREDRPRERRRRERPQTIQSHSIFEQGPADSFRKIGSWGSTSLSVCDPALITKSIKKERNVPEDDDSEILQKLQRDDFLDDPGLKNDPKQRPIRLPLYQSCKFLTTETATSTPRTHHGMPLQASGTCPSNQPPTVGELFQQLCVSDREELFFIQLPDTIPGPLKTASCDKSAKKEGKADDKRIKAQDQSEKEAASVLSDFPEGPVGKLQIRKSGKVQLLVGNVTLDVSEGAAFSFLQQLVCVRLTEGLTGDMTVLGNVKYKLVCSPDFEALLQGVKGSSNTHSAAQL, encoded by the exons ATGTCTGCGCCCGGCGAGGCTGCGCCCGCAGCTGTGCGCTCTCCGTGCGCGCTGGGCAGAGGCCTGGCCACGCGCCTGTTGAGCCCTCCACCGCCCGGCAGGCTCACATCCCTGCGCTCCAGAGACCTGACTCTGGGGGGGTACAAGAAG AAAACCTTTATACCAAACGTCCACTCCATTCGTAAAAGCAAAGATGA GTTAAAGGAGGAGTCACGCACAGCACcgaagaaggagagaagagagcgaGAAGATCGACCGCGGGAGCGGAGGCGAAGGGAACGGCCCCAGACCATCCAGTCCCACTCCATTTTTGAACAGGGACCTGCAGACAGCTTCAGGAAAATAG GAAGCTGGGGGAGCACAAGTCTGAGCGTCTGTGATCCTGCACTTATTACCAAGAGTATTAAAAAGGAGAGGAATGTTCCTGAGGATGATGACAGTGAAATTCTACAGAAGCTTCAGAGAGATGAT TTCTTAGATGATCCAGGACTTAAAAATGATCCTAAACAGAGACCTATAAGGCTGCCACTGTATCAGTCCTGCAAGTTTTTAACAACAGAGACTGCTACCTCTA CACCAAGAACGCATCATGGGATGCCACTGCAAGCAAGTGGAACTTGCCCAAGCAATCAGCCTCCCACTGTTGGAGAGCTCTTCCAGCagttgtgtgtttcagacagagaagAACTGTTTTTCATCCAGCTCCCCGATACCATACCTGGCCCTCTAAAAACAGCAAGCTGTGACAAATCAGCTAAAAAAGAGGGCAAAGCTGATGACAAGCGTATCAAAGCACAA GACCAATCAGAAAAGGAGGCAGCGTCTGTGCTCTCAGACTTCCCTGAGGGACCTGTAGGAAAACTGCAAATCAGGAAATCGGGCAAAGTGCAGTTGCTTGTGGGGAATGTCACCCTGGACGTGTCTGAAGGAGCAGCATTTTCCTTTCTGCAG CAACTAGTGTGTGTACGGCTAACGGAGGGTCTCACCGGAGACATGACCGTGCTCGGAAATGTCAAATATAAGCTAGTGTGCTCCCCAGACTTTGAAGCTCTGCTCCAAGGGGTCAAAGGTTCCTCAAACACCCATTCAGCAGCCCAGTTGTAG
- the tfam gene encoding transcription factor A, mitochondrial encodes MAPLSLLSIGASLLGRTVGVCSSSSVLRCSCIAPALQRFSTTAGPPRRPLSAYLCYVIEQQPIVLKQNPDVKIVDITRKIAQQWKTLTPDQKRPFEEASLTDRERYRVDLQKYQSQLTPAQAAAIAEEKRRRMEKRNASRKKRELNSLGKPKRARSAFNVFMAEHFQEAKGSNVQAKLKSLMDDWKDLYVSQKQVYVQLAEDDKVRYKNEMKVWEEHMTELGREDLVRQKEKKATGTKGDKNNSTVKVLKDKVPTKEKVAKKTQPPAKKALEITEM; translated from the exons ATGGCTCCGTTGAGCTTGTTGTCGATCGGCGCTTCTCTGTTGGGCCGGACAGTGGGTGtgtgctccagctcctctgTGCTCAG ATGCTCCTGCATTGCTCCTGCATTGCAGCGCTTCAGCACCACAGCAGGTCCTCCTAGGAGACCCCTCAGTGCTTACCTGTGCTACGTTATAGAGCAGCAACCCATTGTCCTTAAGCAAAATCCAG ATGTCAAAATTGTGGATATTACCCGAAAGATAGCACAGCAGTGGAAGACTCTTACACCCGACCAGAAACGT CCCTTTGAAGAGGCGTCCCTCACGGACagggagagatacagagtgGACTTGCAGAAATACCAATCTCagctcacacctgcacaggccGCAGCAATCGCAGAGGAGAAAAGACGGAGGATGGAGAAAAGAAATGCAAGCAGGAAGAAGAGG GAGCTGAACAGTCTTGGCAAGCCAAAGAGAGCCAGGTCAGCCTTCAACGTCTTCATGGCAGAGCACTTTCAGGAGGCAAAAGGAAGTAATGTGCAG GCCAAGCTGAAGTCCCTGATGGATGACTGGAAGGATCTTTACGTTTCACAGAAACAG GTTTACGTGCAGTTAGCAGAGGACGACAAAGTCCGCTACAAAAATGAGATGAAAGTGTGGGAGGAACATATGACTGAACTGGGAAGGGAGGACCTCGTTCGACAAAAAGAGAAGAAGGCAACAGGGACCAAAGGTGACAAAAACAATTCCACAGTGAAGGTATTAAAGGACAAAGTACCTACGAAAGAAAAAGTGGCGAAAAAGACTCAGCCGCCCGCCAAAAAGGCATTAGAAATTACCGAAATGTGA